The proteins below are encoded in one region of Amycolatopsis acidiphila:
- the katG gene encoding catalase/peroxidase HPI — translation MSDTQGNVPSSAQGVDQKAAAGCPVAHDSVTSHGSESENPAIDSPTPKTGGRPHTNRDWWPNQLDLSVLHAHSSKSNPLGEGFSYAKEFAKLDVEALKRDIVEVLTTSQDWWPADFGHYGGLMIRMSWHAAGTYRIYDGRGGAGDGAQRFAPLNSWPDNANLDKARRLLWPVKQKYGQKISWADLLVLAGNVALESMGFKTFGFGFGRVDTWEPEEIFWGPEDDWLGDERYASDTEMVPELGATEMGLIYVNPEGPRGSADFRAAGHFIRETFARMAMNDEETVALIAGGHTFGKTHGAAVADDHVGPEPEAAPLEAQGLGWLSTNGSGVGRDAITSGLEVTWTDRPTEWSNRFFEILFGYEWELTTSPGGAKQYVAKDAPEIIPDPYDPNKKYRPTMLTTDLALRFDPVYEPISRRFLENPDEFALAFAKAWYKLLHRDMGPVSRFLGPWVAEPQLWQDPVPAVDHELVGDADIAALKAKVLDSGLTTAQLVSTAWAAAASFRSTDKRGGANGARLRLEPQRSWEVNQPEQLAPVLEKLEGIQREFNEAGGAKISLADLIVLAGSAAVEKAARDAGVEVTVPFHPGRTDATQEQTDVESFALLEPRADGFRNYLRSGEKLQPEVLLVDRAYMLDLTAPEMTVLVGGLRSLGTNVGGTQHGVLTDRPGVLTNDFFANLLSPGTRWKVSESEENVYEIRDAATDKLKWTATAVDLVFGSNSQLRALAEVYAGDDAREKFVADFVAAWTKVMELDRFDLA, via the coding sequence ATGAGCGACACCCAGGGCAACGTGCCCTCGAGCGCGCAGGGCGTGGACCAGAAGGCGGCCGCCGGCTGCCCGGTCGCGCACGACTCGGTGACCTCGCACGGCAGCGAGAGCGAGAACCCGGCGATCGACTCGCCGACCCCGAAGACGGGCGGGCGTCCGCACACGAACCGGGACTGGTGGCCCAACCAGCTCGACCTCTCGGTGTTGCACGCCCACTCGTCGAAGAGCAACCCGCTCGGGGAAGGCTTCAGCTACGCCAAGGAGTTCGCCAAGCTCGACGTCGAGGCCCTCAAGCGGGACATCGTCGAGGTGCTGACCACCTCGCAGGACTGGTGGCCTGCCGACTTCGGCCACTACGGCGGCCTGATGATCCGGATGAGCTGGCACGCCGCGGGCACCTACCGCATCTACGACGGCCGTGGCGGGGCCGGCGACGGCGCTCAGCGTTTCGCCCCGCTCAACAGCTGGCCCGACAACGCCAACCTGGACAAGGCGCGCCGGCTGCTGTGGCCGGTCAAGCAGAAGTACGGCCAGAAGATCTCGTGGGCCGACCTGCTCGTGCTCGCCGGCAACGTCGCACTGGAGTCGATGGGCTTCAAGACCTTCGGCTTCGGCTTCGGTCGCGTGGACACCTGGGAGCCCGAGGAGATCTTCTGGGGTCCGGAGGACGACTGGCTGGGTGACGAGCGCTACGCCAGCGACACGGAGATGGTGCCCGAGCTCGGCGCGACCGAGATGGGCCTGATCTACGTCAACCCCGAGGGTCCCCGCGGCAGCGCGGACTTCCGGGCGGCCGGGCACTTCATCCGGGAGACCTTCGCCCGGATGGCGATGAACGACGAGGAGACCGTCGCGCTGATCGCCGGCGGGCACACCTTCGGCAAGACCCACGGCGCCGCCGTCGCCGACGACCACGTGGGCCCGGAGCCCGAGGCCGCCCCGCTGGAGGCGCAGGGCCTCGGCTGGCTGAGCACCAACGGCAGCGGCGTCGGCCGTGACGCGATCACCAGCGGCCTCGAGGTGACGTGGACCGACCGGCCGACCGAGTGGAGCAACCGCTTCTTCGAGATCCTCTTCGGCTACGAGTGGGAGCTCACCACGAGTCCCGGCGGCGCCAAGCAGTACGTCGCCAAGGACGCCCCGGAGATCATCCCGGACCCGTACGACCCGAACAAGAAGTACAGGCCGACCATGCTCACCACCGACCTGGCGCTGCGCTTCGACCCGGTCTACGAGCCGATCTCCCGCCGCTTCCTGGAGAACCCCGACGAGTTCGCGCTGGCCTTCGCCAAGGCGTGGTACAAGCTGCTGCACCGCGACATGGGCCCGGTCAGCCGCTTCCTGGGGCCCTGGGTCGCCGAGCCCCAGCTGTGGCAGGACCCGGTGCCGGCCGTCGACCACGAGCTCGTGGGTGACGCCGACATCGCCGCCCTCAAGGCGAAGGTCCTCGACTCCGGCCTCACGACCGCCCAGCTGGTCAGCACCGCCTGGGCCGCCGCCGCGAGCTTCCGGTCCACCGACAAGCGCGGCGGCGCCAACGGTGCCCGGCTGCGGCTGGAGCCCCAGCGCAGCTGGGAGGTCAACCAGCCCGAGCAGCTCGCGCCGGTCCTGGAGAAGCTCGAGGGCATCCAGCGGGAGTTCAACGAGGCCGGCGGCGCGAAGATCTCGCTCGCCGACCTGATCGTGCTGGCCGGCTCGGCGGCCGTCGAGAAGGCGGCCCGCGACGCCGGCGTCGAGGTGACCGTGCCGTTCCACCCGGGTCGCACCGACGCCACTCAGGAGCAGACCGACGTCGAGTCCTTCGCGCTCCTCGAGCCGCGCGCCGACGGGTTCCGCAACTACCTGCGTTCCGGCGAGAAGCTCCAGCCGGAGGTGCTGCTCGTCGACCGCGCCTACATGCTCGACCTGACGGCGCCCGAGATGACCGTCCTCGTCGGCGGCCTGCGCTCCCTCGGGACCAATGTCGGCGGCACCCAGCACGGTGTCCTCACCGACCGGCCCGGCGTGCTCACCAACGACTTCTTCGCCAACCTGCTCTCGCCGGGTACCCGGTGGAAGGTGTCGGAGTCCGAGGAGAACGTGTACGAGATCCGGGACGCGGCCACCGACAAGCTGAAGTGGACCGCCACCGCGGTGGACCTCGTCTTCGGCTCCAACTCGCAGTTGCGGGCCCTCGCAGAGGTCTACGCCGGCGACGATGCCCGCGAGAAGTTCGTGGCCGACTTCGTCGCGGCCTGGACCAAGGTGATGGAGCTCGACCGGTTCGACCTCGCCTGA
- a CDS encoding amino acid permease has translation MSQTTEAGPRSNLRQRHVRMIALGGIIGASLFIGSGAVIHTVGPAAVLSYAIGGLLVVLVMRMLGEMAAASPKLGSFMEYARESLGGWAGFTIGWLYWYFWVGVVAFEAVAGAKILVGWVPAVPQWVFSLALMLLLTATNLASARSFGETEFWLASVKVATIVVFLVLGVLFVLGWWPQGTFSVGNIGLDGFFATGGFSVVHGVVIVIFSYFGTEIVTIAAAESAEPAKAVTKATATIAWRVVLFYVGSVALIVMITPWREVPSDTSPFAAAFGRFGIPAAETIVSVVVLTAALSVLNSGLYTASRMLFALRRHGWAPRWIADTSRRGVPWKAIILSTVVGYVAVIMSYVAPDTVFYFIINSAGAVALFVYAIIAGSQLRMRRRLEAAAPERLSLRMWGYPWLTWVTLAGTLAVVVSMLFVADARSQLYLSVISLVVILLLYLLVRRQGKPVASPEARS, from the coding sequence ATGAGCCAGACCACCGAAGCGGGACCGCGCTCGAACCTCCGGCAGCGGCACGTCCGCATGATCGCGCTCGGCGGCATCATCGGCGCCAGCCTGTTCATCGGCAGCGGCGCCGTGATCCACACCGTCGGCCCGGCGGCGGTGCTGTCCTACGCGATCGGCGGGCTGTTGGTCGTGCTCGTCATGCGCATGCTCGGCGAGATGGCCGCGGCCTCGCCGAAACTGGGCTCGTTCATGGAGTACGCCCGCGAGTCACTCGGCGGCTGGGCGGGTTTCACCATCGGCTGGCTGTACTGGTACTTCTGGGTCGGCGTGGTGGCGTTCGAGGCGGTGGCGGGCGCGAAGATCCTGGTCGGCTGGGTGCCGGCGGTGCCGCAGTGGGTGTTCTCGCTGGCGTTGATGCTGCTGCTCACGGCGACGAACCTGGCGTCGGCGCGTTCCTTCGGGGAGACCGAGTTCTGGCTGGCGTCGGTCAAGGTCGCCACCATCGTGGTGTTCCTGGTGCTCGGCGTGCTCTTCGTGCTGGGCTGGTGGCCGCAGGGCACGTTTTCGGTCGGCAACATCGGGCTCGACGGGTTCTTCGCCACCGGCGGGTTCTCGGTCGTGCACGGGGTGGTCATCGTGATCTTCTCCTACTTCGGCACGGAGATCGTCACGATCGCCGCCGCCGAGTCCGCGGAGCCCGCGAAGGCCGTGACCAAGGCGACGGCGACCATCGCGTGGCGGGTGGTCCTGTTCTACGTCGGCTCGGTGGCGCTGATCGTGATGATCACGCCGTGGCGCGAGGTGCCCAGCGACACCAGCCCCTTCGCCGCCGCGTTCGGACGGTTCGGCATTCCCGCGGCCGAGACGATCGTCAGCGTCGTGGTGCTGACTGCCGCGCTGTCCGTGCTGAACTCCGGCCTGTATACGGCTTCGCGCATGCTCTTCGCACTCCGGCGGCACGGCTGGGCGCCGCGCTGGATCGCCGACACCAGCCGGCGAGGCGTGCCGTGGAAGGCGATCATCCTGTCCACTGTGGTCGGTTACGTCGCGGTGATCATGAGCTATGTCGCGCCGGACACCGTTTTCTACTTCATCATCAACTCGGCTGGTGCGGTGGCGTTGTTCGTGTACGCCATCATCGCGGGCTCGCAACTGCGGATGCGGCGCAGGCTCGAGGCGGCCGCCCCGGAGAGGCTGAGCCTGCGGATGTGGGGGTATCCGTGGCTGACGTGGGTCACCCTGGCCGGCACCCTTGCCGTGGTGGTGTCGATGCTGTTCGTGGCGGACGCGCGCTCGCAGCTGTATCTGAGCGTGATCAGCCTCGTGGTGATCCTGCTGCTGTATCTGCTGGTCCGCCGTCAGGGCAAGCCGGTGGCGAGTCCCGAGGCCCGATCGTAG
- a CDS encoding RraA family protein — MGFWGSENTMAAITRGAVGVVTDDHCRETAEVERQRTPLAARHRRRTIIPGRIEVVEVQGTIGAGSAPRPDGGRRGRRGPLRRRVTPGRCPGPAAGAPPARPGPPWKGASSHGGRR, encoded by the coding sequence GTGGGCTTCTGGGGTTCGGAGAACACGATGGCCGCCATCACGCGTGGCGCCGTCGGCGTGGTGACCGACGACCACTGCCGCGAGACGGCCGAGGTGGAGCGCCAGCGCACGCCCCTCGCCGCGCGGCACCGCCGCCGCACCATCATCCCCGGCCGGATCGAGGTGGTCGAGGTCCAGGGCACCATAGGCGCTGGGTCTGCCCCTCGACCCGACGGTGGACGTCGAGGCCGTCGAGGCCCACTACGCCGGCGTGTGACACCGGGGCGGTGCCCGGGCCCTGCGGCCGGGGCACCGCCCGCGCGTCCTGGGCCGCCCTGGAAGGGAGCCTCGTCCCACGGCGGGCGTCGCTAG
- a CDS encoding xanthine dehydrogenase family protein molybdopterin-binding subunit, whose protein sequence is MTSRVDGPLKVTGRAKYGADNNFAGMAYGYVVLSTIAHGEIEAMDVTAAKSAPGVLGVYSPFDPLELRAPTSPILGATWVPLQDKEVTYYGQPIGFVVAETFEQARDAAMLVEVSYHRRPALTSLRDGLASAEDAPPTARQEPASLEVLAPGVESIEDALAASPVVVEATYTTATQNHAAMEPHSAVAVWGPDGLTVYSGNQGSDLQAADLAAALDTDLSSVHAVNPFVGGAFGGKGRTSVPAFLAAAAARVLDRPVKAALTREQVFTATAGRAATVQTIALGADPDGTLIALRHDSWCSTDTGRSFVEPTSHGTSREWYATQNLAISQKVVPLNVPPTTFMRAPGEAPGSFALESAIDELAVALDMDPIELRLRNNSTAPPGKDLQWSSKHLDECFRVGAARFGWANRSPRGRTDGDWLVGLGMATAMFPALRFPATVEITLREDDTAVVATSGADPGTGLLTVLSLVGAESLDIPPERVTPRLGDSAFPPGGMSGGSTGTASAGTAIMIAAAKVLDDLAALASSPGAPFEGMEVSYADGRVLAGGRAMTFGELLRAVDHASISATGSSAPGEELTKHSFSSFGAQFCEVRVHRWTREARVSRMLGVFDAGRIINEKAARSQLSGGMIWGVSAALHEGLEIEANGRPANADLAGYLLPVNADIPDVEVHFVEYPDTLHNAVGARGLGEIGTVGMAAAVANAVHNATGIRVRHIPIVIEDLLD, encoded by the coding sequence ATGACCAGCCGCGTGGACGGCCCACTGAAGGTCACCGGCCGGGCCAAGTACGGTGCCGACAACAACTTCGCCGGGATGGCGTACGGATACGTCGTGCTCTCGACGATCGCCCACGGCGAGATCGAGGCCATGGACGTCACGGCGGCGAAGAGCGCGCCCGGCGTGCTCGGCGTGTACTCGCCGTTCGACCCGCTGGAGCTGCGCGCGCCGACCTCCCCGATCCTCGGCGCGACCTGGGTTCCCTTGCAGGACAAGGAAGTCACCTACTACGGCCAGCCGATCGGCTTCGTCGTGGCGGAGACCTTCGAACAGGCCCGGGACGCGGCGATGCTCGTGGAGGTCTCGTACCACCGGCGGCCGGCGCTGACGTCGCTCCGGGACGGCCTCGCCTCGGCCGAGGACGCGCCGCCGACGGCCCGGCAAGAGCCGGCGTCCCTGGAGGTGCTCGCACCCGGTGTCGAGTCCATCGAGGACGCACTGGCGGCGAGCCCCGTGGTCGTCGAGGCCACCTACACCACCGCGACCCAGAACCACGCCGCGATGGAGCCGCATTCCGCGGTCGCGGTGTGGGGCCCGGACGGCCTGACTGTCTACAGTGGAAACCAGGGGTCCGACCTGCAGGCGGCGGACCTGGCGGCAGCCCTGGACACGGACCTGTCGTCGGTCCACGCGGTGAACCCCTTCGTGGGCGGCGCCTTCGGCGGCAAGGGCCGTACCTCCGTGCCGGCGTTCCTGGCCGCGGCCGCGGCCAGGGTTCTCGACCGGCCGGTCAAGGCCGCGCTCACCCGGGAACAGGTCTTCACCGCGACCGCGGGCCGCGCGGCGACCGTCCAGACGATCGCCCTCGGCGCGGATCCCGACGGCACCCTGATCGCGCTGCGGCACGACTCGTGGTGCAGCACGGACACCGGCCGCTCGTTCGTCGAGCCGACCTCGCACGGCACCTCGCGCGAGTGGTACGCCACCCAGAACCTGGCCATCAGCCAGAAGGTGGTGCCGTTGAACGTCCCGCCGACCACGTTCATGCGGGCGCCGGGTGAGGCGCCGGGGTCCTTCGCGCTGGAGAGCGCGATCGACGAGCTGGCGGTCGCACTGGACATGGACCCGATCGAGCTGCGCCTGCGGAACAACTCGACCGCACCGCCCGGCAAGGACCTGCAGTGGTCGAGCAAGCATCTCGACGAGTGCTTCCGCGTGGGCGCGGCCCGGTTCGGCTGGGCGAACCGCTCGCCGCGCGGCCGCACCGACGGCGACTGGCTCGTCGGCCTCGGCATGGCCACCGCGATGTTCCCGGCCCTGCGGTTCCCGGCCACGGTCGAGATCACCCTACGGGAGGACGACACCGCCGTGGTCGCGACCAGTGGCGCGGACCCGGGAACCGGCCTGCTGACCGTGCTTTCCCTGGTGGGCGCCGAATCGCTGGACATCCCGCCGGAGCGGGTCACCCCGCGGCTGGGCGACTCGGCGTTTCCGCCCGGTGGCATGTCCGGCGGCTCGACCGGTACGGCGAGCGCGGGGACGGCCATCATGATCGCCGCCGCCAAGGTGCTCGACGACCTGGCGGCCCTGGCGTCGTCCCCGGGAGCGCCCTTCGAGGGTATGGAGGTCTCCTACGCCGACGGCCGGGTGCTGGCCGGCGGCCGCGCGATGACGTTCGGCGAGCTGCTGCGGGCTGTGGACCACGCGTCGATCTCGGCGACGGGTTCGTCGGCACCCGGCGAGGAGCTGACCAAGCACTCGTTCAGCTCGTTCGGTGCCCAGTTCTGCGAGGTCCGCGTGCACAGGTGGACGCGGGAGGCCCGGGTGTCCCGGATGCTCGGCGTGTTCGACGCGGGCCGGATCATCAACGAGAAGGCCGCGCGCAGCCAGCTCAGCGGCGGCATGATCTGGGGCGTGTCGGCCGCGCTGCACGAGGGCCTGGAGATCGAGGCGAACGGCCGTCCGGCCAACGCCGACCTCGCCGGTTACCTGCTCCCGGTGAACGCGGACATCCCCGACGTCGAGGTGCACTTCGTCGAGTACCCGGACACCCTGCACAACGCCGTCGGTGCGCGAGGACTGGGCGAGATCGGCACGGTCGGCATGGCGGCGGCCGTCGCCAACGCCGTCCACAACGCCACCGGCATCCGGGTCCGCCACATCCCCATCGTGATCGAGGACCTGCTGGACTAG
- a CDS encoding FAD binding domain-containing protein, giving the protein MRPFELTAPASVEAALAEPGTFLAGGTTLVDLMKLNVITPHHVLDINELPLRGIDTADGLRIGALERMGDVAGHPGVYPVISRALLASASQQLRNMASIGGNLLQRTRCTYFRDVATPCNKREPGSGCPAIAGANRMHAVLGTSEHCVATHASDLAVALVALDAEVGLTGAAGNRTVKLADFYRLPGDTPAVENDLRPGELITEVVVPRLAWAARSTYVKVRDRQSYEFALCSAAVALDIQDSRIADARVAVGGVATVPWRLPGVEAALRDAPVTLASFEDAASVAAEGARPLSANGFKISLLKRTIVRALHELTDGSR; this is encoded by the coding sequence ATGCGTCCGTTTGAGCTCACGGCACCCGCGAGCGTCGAAGCCGCGCTCGCCGAACCCGGCACGTTCCTGGCCGGCGGGACCACTCTCGTCGACCTGATGAAGCTCAACGTCATTACGCCGCACCACGTCCTGGACATCAACGAGCTGCCGTTGCGCGGTATCGACACCGCCGACGGGCTGCGGATCGGCGCGCTGGAGCGGATGGGCGACGTCGCCGGGCATCCGGGCGTCTACCCGGTGATCTCCCGGGCCCTGCTGGCGAGTGCGTCACAGCAGCTGCGCAACATGGCCAGCATCGGCGGAAACCTGTTGCAGCGCACCCGTTGCACGTACTTCCGCGATGTCGCCACGCCCTGCAACAAGCGGGAACCCGGCAGCGGCTGCCCCGCCATCGCGGGGGCCAACCGGATGCACGCCGTGCTGGGCACGAGCGAGCACTGCGTGGCGACGCACGCCAGCGACCTCGCGGTCGCCCTGGTCGCACTCGACGCGGAGGTCGGGCTGACCGGTGCGGCCGGGAACCGCACGGTCAAGCTCGCCGACTTCTACCGCTTGCCCGGCGACACTCCCGCCGTGGAGAACGACCTGCGTCCCGGCGAGCTGATCACGGAGGTCGTGGTCCCACGGCTGGCCTGGGCCGCGCGCTCCACGTACGTCAAGGTGCGGGACCGCCAGTCCTACGAGTTCGCGCTGTGCTCCGCCGCGGTCGCGCTGGACATCCAGGACTCGCGCATCGCCGACGCGCGGGTCGCGGTCGGCGGTGTGGCGACGGTGCCGTGGCGGCTGCCGGGCGTCGAGGCGGCCTTGCGCGATGCGCCGGTGACCCTGGCGTCCTTCGAAGACGCCGCGTCCGTGGCCGCCGAGGGTGCCAGGCCGTTGTCCGCGAACGGTTTCAAGATCTCCCTGCTGAAGCGGACCATTGTCCGCGCGTTGCACGAACTGACCGACGGGAGTCGTTGA
- a CDS encoding (2Fe-2S)-binding protein: protein MDISLEVNGRTAELSVDPGVTLLDALRERLGITGPKKGCDRGQCGACTVHVGGRPVLSCLTLAATVKQQVRTVEGLSAGDRLHPVQQAFVDQDALQCGFCTSGQVMSAVAAVEQRIEDNADVREFMSGNICRCSAYPNIVAAIEQARRADASV, encoded by the coding sequence GTGGACATCTCACTTGAAGTCAATGGCAGGACAGCAGAACTCAGTGTCGATCCCGGCGTGACGCTGCTGGACGCGTTGCGGGAGCGCCTCGGCATCACCGGCCCGAAGAAGGGCTGCGATCGAGGTCAGTGCGGCGCGTGCACCGTGCACGTCGGCGGCCGGCCCGTGCTCTCGTGCCTCACCCTGGCCGCCACCGTGAAGCAGCAGGTGCGGACGGTGGAAGGACTCTCGGCAGGCGACCGGCTGCATCCGGTTCAGCAGGCCTTCGTCGACCAGGACGCCCTGCAGTGCGGGTTCTGCACGTCCGGGCAGGTCATGTCGGCGGTGGCCGCGGTCGAGCAGCGCATCGAGGACAACGCGGACGTCCGGGAGTTCATGTCCGGCAACATCTGCCGCTGTTCGGCCTACCCGAACATCGTCGCGGCGATCGAACAGGCGAGGCGGGCCGATGCGTCCGTTTGA
- a CDS encoding TetR/AcrR family transcriptional regulator encodes MTTGAVDPRRADTRRNHERILAAAAESLTCSGEVSFNAVAKKAGVGVGTVYRHFPTREALVLAIYRREVRHLVEIVPSLLEKHAPEQAFRIWVADHLARYMMTKRGLANALRTATASQGELPANAYEAMVGAVSALLAANVEAGTVRADLGAETVLRGLGGLLYLDPGGDWRSQAASLIDLLWRGMRTDS; translated from the coding sequence ATGACGACGGGAGCAGTCGATCCCCGCCGTGCGGACACCCGGCGCAACCACGAGCGCATCCTCGCCGCGGCGGCGGAGTCGCTGACCTGTTCGGGCGAGGTCTCGTTCAACGCCGTCGCGAAGAAGGCCGGGGTGGGGGTCGGCACCGTGTACCGGCATTTCCCCACCCGGGAAGCGCTCGTACTGGCGATCTACCGGCGCGAGGTGCGCCACCTCGTCGAGATCGTGCCGAGCCTGCTGGAAAAGCACGCCCCGGAGCAGGCCTTCCGGATCTGGGTGGCCGACCACCTCGCGCGTTACATGATGACCAAGCGCGGCCTGGCCAACGCCCTTCGCACCGCGACGGCGTCCCAAGGGGAACTGCCCGCGAACGCCTACGAGGCCATGGTCGGCGCGGTCTCCGCGCTGTTGGCGGCCAACGTCGAGGCCGGAACTGTTCGGGCCGACCTGGGCGCGGAGACGGTCCTGCGCGGGCTCGGCGGCCTGCTGTACCTCGACCCGGGCGGCGACTGGCGGAGTCAGGCCGCGAGCCTGATCGACCTGCTCTGGCGAGGCATGCGCACCGACAGCTGA
- a CDS encoding hemerythrin domain-containing protein: protein MDAIEFLREDHRKVLAMLDRLQAAPAARDGASDELLEARKSLVTEIVIAESQHEAVEEQYFWPMVRKEVPGGEGLAGPAVDQEAAAKYLLDALDKAAANQSDFDEMVERLLHDGRKHIRYEQDEVWPEVRAAVGADRLGEVGEQMAAAKKKAPTRPHPGTPPAPAVQKIMGRAAGLIDRLRDGISGRGE from the coding sequence ATGGACGCGATCGAATTCCTGCGTGAGGACCACCGCAAGGTGCTCGCGATGCTGGACCGGCTGCAAGCCGCCCCGGCCGCGCGTGACGGGGCCTCGGACGAGCTGCTGGAGGCGCGGAAGAGCCTCGTCACGGAGATCGTGATCGCCGAGTCCCAGCACGAGGCGGTGGAAGAGCAGTACTTCTGGCCCATGGTGCGCAAGGAGGTCCCCGGCGGCGAGGGCCTGGCGGGCCCGGCGGTCGATCAGGAGGCCGCGGCCAAGTACCTGCTGGACGCGCTGGACAAGGCGGCCGCGAACCAGTCCGACTTCGACGAGATGGTCGAGCGCCTGCTGCACGACGGGCGCAAGCACATCCGCTACGAGCAGGACGAGGTGTGGCCCGAGGTGCGGGCGGCCGTCGGCGCCGACCGGCTCGGCGAAGTGGGCGAACAGATGGCCGCCGCCAAGAAGAAGGCGCCGACCCGGCCGCACCCCGGCACTCCCCCCGCTCCAGCCGTGCAGAAGATCATGGGCAGGGCCGCAGGTCTGATCGACCGGCTGCGCGACGGCATCAGCGGTCGGGGCGAATAG
- a CDS encoding RNA polymerase subunit sigma-70 codes for MTDVTTRRGQEKSADADELGAALAGDESAFAALVERHRPELHLHCYRFLGSTQDAEDLVQETFLRAWAKRASFQGRSTFRAWLYGIATNACLDALRRRPRRVTPPEVTGPADPGARPGPATDLAWLEPYPDRLIEDVVAAGVDPEAALVRREATELAFLAAMQHLPPRQRAVLILRDVVEWSAKETAGSLNMTVASANSALQRARETLRRRWVRQDAADRRALARISEVERSLLARMVDAWNRTDINAVAALLGADARLVMPPTTSWYDGRAAVTSFLATHAFTPSMPGRMRAVPTAANRQPALGVYIRDDSGDFRPFALLVLTVESPVVTEMTLFHLPRLFPLCGLPTVPGP; via the coding sequence GTGACCGATGTGACGACCCGACGCGGGCAGGAGAAGTCCGCGGACGCGGACGAACTGGGGGCAGCACTGGCGGGTGACGAGTCCGCCTTCGCGGCGCTCGTCGAACGCCATCGCCCGGAGCTGCACCTGCACTGCTACCGGTTCCTCGGGTCCACCCAGGACGCGGAAGACCTGGTCCAGGAGACGTTCCTGCGCGCGTGGGCCAAACGTGCGAGCTTCCAGGGGCGCTCGACCTTCCGCGCGTGGCTCTACGGCATCGCGACGAACGCCTGCCTCGACGCGCTCCGGCGCCGTCCGCGGCGGGTGACCCCGCCGGAGGTCACCGGCCCGGCCGACCCGGGGGCCCGGCCGGGCCCGGCGACGGACCTCGCCTGGCTGGAGCCCTACCCCGACCGGCTCATCGAGGACGTCGTGGCCGCCGGCGTGGATCCCGAGGCGGCGCTGGTCCGCCGGGAGGCGACCGAGCTGGCGTTCCTGGCCGCGATGCAGCACCTGCCGCCGCGTCAGCGTGCCGTGCTCATCCTGCGTGACGTGGTCGAGTGGTCCGCCAAGGAGACAGCCGGCTCGCTGAACATGACAGTGGCCTCGGCGAACAGCGCGCTGCAGCGGGCCAGGGAGACCCTCAGGAGGCGCTGGGTGCGACAGGACGCCGCCGATCGCCGAGCCCTCGCCCGCATCAGCGAGGTCGAAAGGTCCCTGCTGGCGAGGATGGTCGACGCGTGGAACCGCACCGACATCAACGCGGTGGCCGCGCTGCTCGGCGCGGACGCGCGCCTGGTGATGCCGCCGACGACCTCGTGGTACGACGGCCGTGCGGCCGTCACCAGCTTCCTCGCGACACACGCGTTCACCCCGAGCATGCCCGGACGCATGCGCGCCGTGCCCACCGCGGCGAACCGGCAGCCCGCGCTGGGTGTCTACATCCGCGACGACAGCGGGGACTTCCGGCCCTTCGCCCTGCTCGTGCTGACCGTCGAGTCTCCCGTCGTGACCGAGATGACCCTTTTCCACCTCCCCCGGCTCTTCCCGCTGTGTGGCCTGCCCACCGTGCCGGGTCCCTGA
- a CDS encoding tautomerase family protein, whose amino-acid sequence MPQFFIEAPAGIRPEAKQTMMREITVAIDEAYRIPDVRVWLREYAAENVAQDGRIAAEPIRPVCFLEAPELHSIDVRRTMSNRIHAAIHEAYGELADTAETLILMNLYPLENAGFAGRMQSDNPEIVEAVGRLNA is encoded by the coding sequence ATGCCGCAGTTCTTCATCGAGGCACCGGCAGGCATCCGTCCCGAGGCCAAGCAGACGATGATGCGGGAGATCACGGTGGCGATCGACGAGGCCTACCGGATCCCCGACGTCCGCGTCTGGCTGCGCGAGTACGCCGCGGAGAACGTCGCCCAGGACGGCCGCATCGCGGCCGAGCCGATCCGTCCCGTCTGCTTTCTCGAAGCGCCGGAACTGCACAGCATCGACGTCCGCAGGACCATGTCGAACAGGATCCACGCCGCCATCCACGAGGCGTACGGCGAGCTGGCCGACACCGCGGAAACGCTGATCCTGATGAACCTCTACCCGCTGGAGAACGCCGGCTTCGCCGGCCGGATGCAGTCCGACAACCCGGAGATCGTCGAGGCGGTCGGCCGGCTCAACGCGTGA
- a CDS encoding antibiotic biosynthesis monooxygenase family protein: MPKVVIVQYQTHPEAADENQRLIEEVMSELDDQDPGGLRYASFRLDDGVTFVHVAITEGDSDPLSQSTAFTAFQQGFGERHVTGTRARSTASVVGSYRFFGQAASARHSTPQ; this comes from the coding sequence ATGCCCAAGGTAGTGATCGTGCAATACCAGACCCATCCCGAAGCGGCCGACGAGAACCAGCGGCTGATCGAGGAGGTCATGTCCGAGCTGGACGACCAGGACCCCGGTGGGCTGCGGTACGCCTCGTTCCGCCTCGACGACGGGGTGACGTTCGTCCACGTGGCCATCACCGAGGGCGACAGCGACCCGTTGTCGCAGTCCACGGCTTTCACGGCCTTCCAGCAGGGCTTCGGCGAGCGGCACGTCACCGGCACCCGCGCGCGCAGCACCGCGTCGGTCGTGGGGTCCTACCGGTTCTTCGGGCAGGCCGCTTCCGCGCGCCATTCCACGCCTCAGTAG